Proteins from a single region of Bombus pascuorum chromosome 5, iyBomPasc1.1, whole genome shotgun sequence:
- the LOC132907588 gene encoding uncharacterized protein LOC132907588: protein MSWLFGKKKRHKDSPPDSTEEEQSSSQSDGFDIISMPPAMPMDTSHNTAATHSSSNLYPYVPPVPNFGQGLPPELDKDYNQGENAPHYLNGVPFKLCKRLEINASNDFEIDNLRISEILSFIERIENRNYDYSFSLEESIMAEMNSRSDE from the coding sequence ATGTCTTGGTTATTcggaaagaagaaacgacaTAAGGACTCGCCTCCCGATTCCACGGAAGAAGAACAGTCATCGAGTCAAAGCGATGGATTCGATATCATTTCAATGCCCCCAGCAATGCCAATGGATACAAGCCACAACACCGCGGCTACGCATTCTAGTAGTAATTTATATCCGTACGTTCCTCCTGTTCCAAACTTTGGCCAAGGCTTACCGCCCGAATTAGACAAAGACTATAATCAAGGAGAGAACGCACCGCACTATTTGAACGGAGTTCCATTTAAATTGTGCAAACGTCTGGAGATTAACGCGAGCAACGATTTCGAGATAGATAACCTTAGAATTAGCGAGattttgtcttttatagaGAGAATAGAAAATCGAAATTACGATTATAGTTTTTCGTTGGAAGAAAGCATCATGGCAGAAATGAATAGTAGAAGCGACGAATGA
- the LOC132907586 gene encoding transmembrane protein 222 — protein sequence MSLEETESVCARVCCVRVRKREKGGCRSLSKQNMKEDELLSEPQEYSDNMSNIDLAINLERQKFPFCIVWTPLPILTYFLPIIGHVGIATSTGVIRDFAGPYHVAEDNMTFGKPTKYLQLNYTKAKGGVQGWDSAVANASEIYKNRMHNLCCDNCHSHVATALDLMSYDNSNNWNMVKVAFLMLIWGKYVSFSGFLKTWMPFYLLVFAITSLCLVLR from the exons ATGTCGCTGGAAGAAACAGAGAGCgtgtgcgcgcgcgtgtgttGCGTGCgtgtgagaaagagagagaaaggaggtTGTCGCTCACTATcaaaacaaaatatgaaagaagaCGAATTGTTGTCTGAGCCGCAAGAGTACTCCGATAATATGTCAAATATAGATCTTGCTATTAATTTGGAAAGGCAAAAATTCCCATTTTGTATAGTTTGGACACCTCTGCCGATTCTGAC ATATTTCTTACCGATCATTGGTCACGTGGGGATTGCCACTTCTACCGGTGTGATACGAGACTTCGCTGGTCCGTATCACGTTGCGGAAGATAATATGACGTTTGGAAAGCCCACAAAGTACTTGCAATTGAACTATACCAAAGCCAAAGGAGGCGTTCAGGGATGGGATTCCGCTGTCGCAAATGCGAGtgaaatctataaaaatagaatg CACAATTTATGCTGCGACAACTGTCATTCTCACGTAGCTACAGCGTTAGACCTAATGTCGTATGACAATTCGAATAATTGGAATATGGTAAAGGTTGCGTTTCTTATGCTTATCTGGGGAAAGTATGTAAG TTTTTCAGGTTTTCTTAAAACTTGGATGCCATTTTATCTTCTGGTGTTCGCCATTACCTCGCTTTGTCTGGTACTACGATAA
- the LOC132907556 gene encoding uncharacterized protein LOC132907556 isoform X1: protein MLALKAIVGISLWWSTVVTGEGNIVRNEDICGAQNGRRLYLELGEKGILYARNVSLIKNEPRQEGSQVYTSNSSHAQCNLELVTCPSCVIIVTFESIALSHHCGDGSITLDSPCRCDYVWISEPPYEDVSGTPFCGLYAPITYRSSTRTLSITLLYSQSHKHAFTLEYTAERNRLHLRGTELATATGQAAKGLNSTGGGILTSPFFPARYPRDLGLEYVVTCPNEAPSCRIRLLFSDFQLATVSIMEFYDWNGQRLDVSSGARFRPPVIMSSGPSLLIRFYANGGTGLGYKAFYSFVIGHPLDKSVQPITDCGGYVENLGGTITMLDMVGEGVKTYDCVWLIRPPKNFLHMKTHMYLKVITFADMAGNTELVVKQGPTSALLPLEILRHPASQVQPPRHREHVAPVTSGFHVSLRGTFGSSSHLAIAYAAFSYMDCFAGSDFLCRNHRCIPSQLNCDGFDHCGDNSDEPATCFQDWELEPQDRKWHANKANYYFPKIDRYPDLKTATLVFVASSLGLIVLISALIILLYRMGARARQQRELQSRLQTISELLVFDITDGARIDEITVSDDPPVYEAPPGYDEVVKLGFDSEIIARRKKRAFGRETRDRSSPSQSCSLDAERSSSVCSLAEMAGSSCGSGRVTSSSNQDAGIPKNRTTTRRLPESPPPPYVTPPGSISRHFNISGLAPVDSNTRERHDEEEEQAEGKEEESRRRNWLRRAGEPFSSSLSGIGDLAGPATPEDLEARGSLVSINVEFLGAYSPTCSASNSIRTASVSCDSQRRTSRAASTDTESLDHGDRGGDAEETVEGEKRSGATIESDMEEQIEEPCEEPGGQPTVEDAVVDSVSEDNVKSDDGFVSGCSCEGACGCATVRRSPSFRERTIGRLWAVRRVTADQDAERSAAEETNRRCWQRESGKKSGQEQKRNEKKENAVDTRRGRKVEEREDDDMEEEEREEREEGKEGGSSYQSRSSTIVKLLGARMGKWQNGSAGSTVASTASSTPCGTFGRSMRKLPVCSRDGYLGRTSTIGSISSYEKLCNGEFEEPRMNLHASDPVSIGSSYRARRGYRRYSSCDLQSLYEGMRILDGFLARRGLAVAHTRKQSVTVMLFGTPEHGAIRRRPIGEEGTIREIGRVSRLSLDGFSN from the exons ATGCTAGCGCTAAAAGCGATTGTAGGGATATCTCTATGGTGGTCGACCGTGGTAACGGGTGAAGGTAACATCGTCCGGAATGAAGATATCTGCGGAGCTCAAAACGGACGGCGATTATATCTGGAGCTTGGTGAGAAGGGTATTTTATACGCCAGAAACGTCTCGCTGATAAAGAACGAGCCGAGACAAGAGGGCTCGCAGGTATATACGAGCAACAGCTCCCACGCTCAATGTAATCTCGAGTTGGTGACATGTCCGTCCTGCGTGATAATCGTCACCTTCGAGAGCATCGCGTTGTCGCATCATTGCGGCGACGGAAGCATCACATTGGATAGCCCGTGCAG ATGTGATTACGTATGGATCTCGGAGCCGCCGTACGAGGATGTGTCCGGAACTCCGTTTTGCGGATTGTACGCGCCGATCACGTACAGGTCCAGCACGAGAACTTTGTCGATCACGCTGCTTTACAGTCAGTCGCATAAGCACGCGTTTACGCTAGAGTACACGGCGGAGA GGAACAGATTACACCTGAGGGGTACCGAATTGGCAACGGCGACCGGTCAAGCAGCCAAGGGATTGAACAGCACCGGTGGTGGGATTTTAACGTCTCCGTTCTTCCCGGCTCGGTACCCTCGCGATCTTGGCTTGGAATACGTGGTCACCTGCCCGAACGAAGCACCGTCCTGCCGCATCAGGTTGCTGTTCAGTGATTTTCAGCTGGCGACTGTGTCGATAATGGAG TTCTACGATTGGAACGGTCAACGACTGGACGTGAGTAGCGGCGCGAGATTTCGACCACCGGTAATAATGAGCTCCGGCCCTTCGTTGTTGATACGATTCTACGCAAATGGCGGCACCGGATTGGGTTACAAGGCTTTCTATTCGTTCGTGATTGGACACCCTTTGGACAAATCCGTGCAACCGATAACCGACTGCGGCGGCTATGTGGAGAATCTTGGCGGCACGATTACCATGTTGGACATGGTGGGCGAAGGGGTAAAAACTTACGACTGCGTCTGGCTGATCAGGCCCCCCAAGAACTTTTTACACATGAAAACGCATATGTATCTGAAGGTGATCACGTTCGCGGACATGG CCGGCAATACCGAACTAGTGGTAAAACAGGGGCCCACTTCGGCTCTTTTGCCGCTCGAGATCCTCAGACATCCAGCGAGTCAAGTGCAACCACCGAGACACAGGGAGCACGTCGCTCCCGTTACCAGCGGCTTTCACGTCAGTCTACGAGGAACGTTTGGCTCGTCCTCGCACCTGGCGATTGCCTACGCGGCCTTCAGTTACATGG ACTGTTTCGCGGGATCGGACTTTCTTTGCCGCAATCACAGATGCATACCGAGTCAGCTGAATTGCGACGGTTTCGATCACTGCGGCGACAACAGCGACGAACCGGCAACCTGCTTTCAAG ATTGGGAGCTCGAACCTCAGGATCGAAAATGGCACGCGAACAAGGCGAATTACTACTTTCCAAAGATCGATCGCTATCCAGACCTGAAGACGGCTACTCTGGTGTTTGTGGCGAGTAGCCTCGGACTGATCGTCTTGATATCGGCGCTGATCATCTTGCTGTACAGAATGGGCGCCAGAGCCAGGCAGCAAAGAGAACTTCAGTCAAGACTGCAAACGATCAGCGAGCTCCTAG TTTTCGATATTACAGACGGAGCGCGAATCGACGAAATCACAGTGTCGGACGACCCGCCGGTGTACGAAGCACCACCCGGCTACGACGAGGTGGTCAAGCTCGGATTCGACTCGGAGATCATCgctcgaagaaagaagagggcGTTTGGTCGAGAAACTCGCGATAGAAGTTCTCCCAGTCAAAGCTGCTC GTTGGACGCGGAACGATCCTCCTCGGTTTGTTCGCTGGCCGAGATGGCAGGTAGCAGTTGCGGGAGCGGTCGCGTTACGTCCAGCTCCAACCAGGACGCGGGCATTCCGAAGAACCGAACCACGACTCGGCGGTTGCCCGAGAGCCCACCGCCGCCGTACGTCACTCCTCCAGGATCGATATCGCGACATTTCAACATATCCGGATTAGCGCCGGTCGATTCGAACACGC GCGAACGGCacgacgaagaggaagaacaGGCGGAGGGGAAGGAGGAGGAATCGCGTCGGCGGAACTGGCTTCGTCGAGCCGGCGAACCGTTCTCGTCGTCCTTGTCCGGAATCGGCGATCTTGCAGGACCGGCCACCCCGGAGGACCTCGAAGCACGGGGATCGTTGGTCTCGATCAACGTCGAATTTCTCGGTGCGTATTCGCCGACTTGCAGCGCTTCGAATTCGATCCGAACGGCCAGCGTCTCGTGTGATTCGCAGCGGAGAACCTCGCGCGCTGCTTCGACCGACACGGAATCGTTGGATCACGGAGACCGAGGTGGAGACGCGGAAGAAACGGTCGAAGGGGAGAAACGATCCGGAGCAACCATCGAGTCGGACATGGAAGAACAGATCGAGGAACCGTGCGAGGAACCGGGCGGCCAGCCAACCGTCGAGGATGCCGTCGTGGACAGCGTTTCCGAGGATAACGTCAAGTCTGACGACGGTTTCGTGTCCGGATGCTCTTGCGAAGGTGCCTGCGGCTGCGCCACCGTTCGTCGATCGCCGTCGTTCAGAGAGCGAACCATCGGCCGCCTCTGGGCGGTTCGTCGCGTTACCGCGGACCAAGACGCGGAACGGTCGGCGGCGGAAGAAACGAATAGGCGATGCTGGCAAAGGGAAAGTGGAAAGAAATCGGGCCAGGAGCAAaagcgaaacgaaaagaaggaGAACGCTGTGGATACGAGAAGAGGTAGGAAGGTGGAAGAGCGAGAGGACGACGATATGGAAGAGGAGGAACGAGAGGAACGAGAGGAGGGAAAGGAAGGAGGAAGCAGTTATCAGTCAAGAAGCAGTACGATCGTGAAATTGTTGGGCGCGAGAATGGGTAAATGGCAAAATGGAAGCGCCGGGTCCACGGTTGCATCTACGGCAAGTTCGACGCCGTGCGGCACTTTCGGAAGGTCCATGAGGAAATTGCCGGTTTGCTCGCGCGACGGATACCTCGGCAGAACTTCGACGATCGGATCGATCAGCAGTTACGAAAAGTTGTGCAACGGCGAGTTCGAAGAGCCCCGGATGAATTTGCACGCCTCCGATCCGGTCTCGATCGGATCGTCGTACCGCGCACGACGAGGCTACCGACGATACTCGAGCTGCGATCTGCAGAGTCTCTACGAAGGAATGAGGATCTTGGACGGATTCCTGGCGCGAAGAGGCCTGGCGGTCGCGCACACTCGCAAACAATCGGTAACGGTGATGTTGTTCGGAACACCGGAGCACGGAGCTATACGGCGACGACCTATCGGCGAGGAGGGAACGATTCGAGAGATTGGACGCGTTTCTCGACTCAGTCTGGACGGCTTTTCGAATTGA
- the LOC132907556 gene encoding uncharacterized protein LOC132907556 isoform X2, which produces MLALKAIVGISLWWSTVVTGEGNIVRNEDICGAQNGRRLYLELGEKGILYARNVSLIKNEPRQEGSQVYTSNSSHAQCNLELVTCPSCVIIVTFESIALSHHCGDGSITLDSPCRCDYVWISEPPYEDVSGTPFCGLYAPITYRSSTRTLSITLLYSQSHKHAFTLEYTAERNRLHLRGTELATATGQAAKGLNSTGGGILTSPFFPARYPRDLGLEYVVTCPNEAPSCRIRLLFSDFQLATVSIMEFYDWNGQRLDVSSGARFRPPVIMSSGPSLLIRFYANGGTGLGYKAFYSFVIGHPLDKSVQPITDCGGYVENLGGTITMLDMVGEGVKTYDCVWLIRPPKNFLHMKTHMYLKVITFADMAGNTELVVKQGPTSALLPLEILRHPASQVQPPRHREHVAPVTSGFHVSLRGTFGSSSHLAIAYAAFSYMDCFAGSDFLCRNHRCIPSQLNCDGFDHCGDNSDEPATCFQDWELEPQDRKWHANKANYYFPKIDRYPDLKTATLVFVASSLGLIVLISALIILLYRMGARARQQRELQSRLQTISELLDGARIDEITVSDDPPVYEAPPGYDEVVKLGFDSEIIARRKKRAFGRETRDRSSPSQSCSLDAERSSSVCSLAEMAGSSCGSGRVTSSSNQDAGIPKNRTTTRRLPESPPPPYVTPPGSISRHFNISGLAPVDSNTRERHDEEEEQAEGKEEESRRRNWLRRAGEPFSSSLSGIGDLAGPATPEDLEARGSLVSINVEFLGAYSPTCSASNSIRTASVSCDSQRRTSRAASTDTESLDHGDRGGDAEETVEGEKRSGATIESDMEEQIEEPCEEPGGQPTVEDAVVDSVSEDNVKSDDGFVSGCSCEGACGCATVRRSPSFRERTIGRLWAVRRVTADQDAERSAAEETNRRCWQRESGKKSGQEQKRNEKKENAVDTRRGRKVEEREDDDMEEEEREEREEGKEGGSSYQSRSSTIVKLLGARMGKWQNGSAGSTVASTASSTPCGTFGRSMRKLPVCSRDGYLGRTSTIGSISSYEKLCNGEFEEPRMNLHASDPVSIGSSYRARRGYRRYSSCDLQSLYEGMRILDGFLARRGLAVAHTRKQSVTVMLFGTPEHGAIRRRPIGEEGTIREIGRVSRLSLDGFSN; this is translated from the exons ATGCTAGCGCTAAAAGCGATTGTAGGGATATCTCTATGGTGGTCGACCGTGGTAACGGGTGAAGGTAACATCGTCCGGAATGAAGATATCTGCGGAGCTCAAAACGGACGGCGATTATATCTGGAGCTTGGTGAGAAGGGTATTTTATACGCCAGAAACGTCTCGCTGATAAAGAACGAGCCGAGACAAGAGGGCTCGCAGGTATATACGAGCAACAGCTCCCACGCTCAATGTAATCTCGAGTTGGTGACATGTCCGTCCTGCGTGATAATCGTCACCTTCGAGAGCATCGCGTTGTCGCATCATTGCGGCGACGGAAGCATCACATTGGATAGCCCGTGCAG ATGTGATTACGTATGGATCTCGGAGCCGCCGTACGAGGATGTGTCCGGAACTCCGTTTTGCGGATTGTACGCGCCGATCACGTACAGGTCCAGCACGAGAACTTTGTCGATCACGCTGCTTTACAGTCAGTCGCATAAGCACGCGTTTACGCTAGAGTACACGGCGGAGA GGAACAGATTACACCTGAGGGGTACCGAATTGGCAACGGCGACCGGTCAAGCAGCCAAGGGATTGAACAGCACCGGTGGTGGGATTTTAACGTCTCCGTTCTTCCCGGCTCGGTACCCTCGCGATCTTGGCTTGGAATACGTGGTCACCTGCCCGAACGAAGCACCGTCCTGCCGCATCAGGTTGCTGTTCAGTGATTTTCAGCTGGCGACTGTGTCGATAATGGAG TTCTACGATTGGAACGGTCAACGACTGGACGTGAGTAGCGGCGCGAGATTTCGACCACCGGTAATAATGAGCTCCGGCCCTTCGTTGTTGATACGATTCTACGCAAATGGCGGCACCGGATTGGGTTACAAGGCTTTCTATTCGTTCGTGATTGGACACCCTTTGGACAAATCCGTGCAACCGATAACCGACTGCGGCGGCTATGTGGAGAATCTTGGCGGCACGATTACCATGTTGGACATGGTGGGCGAAGGGGTAAAAACTTACGACTGCGTCTGGCTGATCAGGCCCCCCAAGAACTTTTTACACATGAAAACGCATATGTATCTGAAGGTGATCACGTTCGCGGACATGG CCGGCAATACCGAACTAGTGGTAAAACAGGGGCCCACTTCGGCTCTTTTGCCGCTCGAGATCCTCAGACATCCAGCGAGTCAAGTGCAACCACCGAGACACAGGGAGCACGTCGCTCCCGTTACCAGCGGCTTTCACGTCAGTCTACGAGGAACGTTTGGCTCGTCCTCGCACCTGGCGATTGCCTACGCGGCCTTCAGTTACATGG ACTGTTTCGCGGGATCGGACTTTCTTTGCCGCAATCACAGATGCATACCGAGTCAGCTGAATTGCGACGGTTTCGATCACTGCGGCGACAACAGCGACGAACCGGCAACCTGCTTTCAAG ATTGGGAGCTCGAACCTCAGGATCGAAAATGGCACGCGAACAAGGCGAATTACTACTTTCCAAAGATCGATCGCTATCCAGACCTGAAGACGGCTACTCTGGTGTTTGTGGCGAGTAGCCTCGGACTGATCGTCTTGATATCGGCGCTGATCATCTTGCTGTACAGAATGGGCGCCAGAGCCAGGCAGCAAAGAGAACTTCAGTCAAGACTGCAAACGATCAGCGAGCTCCTAG ACGGAGCGCGAATCGACGAAATCACAGTGTCGGACGACCCGCCGGTGTACGAAGCACCACCCGGCTACGACGAGGTGGTCAAGCTCGGATTCGACTCGGAGATCATCgctcgaagaaagaagagggcGTTTGGTCGAGAAACTCGCGATAGAAGTTCTCCCAGTCAAAGCTGCTC GTTGGACGCGGAACGATCCTCCTCGGTTTGTTCGCTGGCCGAGATGGCAGGTAGCAGTTGCGGGAGCGGTCGCGTTACGTCCAGCTCCAACCAGGACGCGGGCATTCCGAAGAACCGAACCACGACTCGGCGGTTGCCCGAGAGCCCACCGCCGCCGTACGTCACTCCTCCAGGATCGATATCGCGACATTTCAACATATCCGGATTAGCGCCGGTCGATTCGAACACGC GCGAACGGCacgacgaagaggaagaacaGGCGGAGGGGAAGGAGGAGGAATCGCGTCGGCGGAACTGGCTTCGTCGAGCCGGCGAACCGTTCTCGTCGTCCTTGTCCGGAATCGGCGATCTTGCAGGACCGGCCACCCCGGAGGACCTCGAAGCACGGGGATCGTTGGTCTCGATCAACGTCGAATTTCTCGGTGCGTATTCGCCGACTTGCAGCGCTTCGAATTCGATCCGAACGGCCAGCGTCTCGTGTGATTCGCAGCGGAGAACCTCGCGCGCTGCTTCGACCGACACGGAATCGTTGGATCACGGAGACCGAGGTGGAGACGCGGAAGAAACGGTCGAAGGGGAGAAACGATCCGGAGCAACCATCGAGTCGGACATGGAAGAACAGATCGAGGAACCGTGCGAGGAACCGGGCGGCCAGCCAACCGTCGAGGATGCCGTCGTGGACAGCGTTTCCGAGGATAACGTCAAGTCTGACGACGGTTTCGTGTCCGGATGCTCTTGCGAAGGTGCCTGCGGCTGCGCCACCGTTCGTCGATCGCCGTCGTTCAGAGAGCGAACCATCGGCCGCCTCTGGGCGGTTCGTCGCGTTACCGCGGACCAAGACGCGGAACGGTCGGCGGCGGAAGAAACGAATAGGCGATGCTGGCAAAGGGAAAGTGGAAAGAAATCGGGCCAGGAGCAAaagcgaaacgaaaagaaggaGAACGCTGTGGATACGAGAAGAGGTAGGAAGGTGGAAGAGCGAGAGGACGACGATATGGAAGAGGAGGAACGAGAGGAACGAGAGGAGGGAAAGGAAGGAGGAAGCAGTTATCAGTCAAGAAGCAGTACGATCGTGAAATTGTTGGGCGCGAGAATGGGTAAATGGCAAAATGGAAGCGCCGGGTCCACGGTTGCATCTACGGCAAGTTCGACGCCGTGCGGCACTTTCGGAAGGTCCATGAGGAAATTGCCGGTTTGCTCGCGCGACGGATACCTCGGCAGAACTTCGACGATCGGATCGATCAGCAGTTACGAAAAGTTGTGCAACGGCGAGTTCGAAGAGCCCCGGATGAATTTGCACGCCTCCGATCCGGTCTCGATCGGATCGTCGTACCGCGCACGACGAGGCTACCGACGATACTCGAGCTGCGATCTGCAGAGTCTCTACGAAGGAATGAGGATCTTGGACGGATTCCTGGCGCGAAGAGGCCTGGCGGTCGCGCACACTCGCAAACAATCGGTAACGGTGATGTTGTTCGGAACACCGGAGCACGGAGCTATACGGCGACGACCTATCGGCGAGGAGGGAACGATTCGAGAGATTGGACGCGTTTCTCGACTCAGTCTGGACGGCTTTTCGAATTGA